The sequence CTTCCGTACGAGGGTGCCGCCGCTGCTCCGCACGGCCCGCACTCCGGGCGGCGCACCGGCCGCCAGCGCGTTGACCCGCGCCAGGGCCGCGTCGGCGCCGCGACCCGCGAGTTCGGCGGTCAGCAGCCGGTCGATGCCCGCCCTCAGCTGCTGGAAGCGCGTCACCCAGGTGCCGTCCAGGGCGGTCAGCGCGGTCCCCTCCGGCACCAGCCGGGCGGCCACCAGCCACTCGGCGAGCCGCTCGGGGCCGGCGAGTTGTTCGCCCACACCGGACGTGGTGTACCCGGTCGCCACCAGATCGAGGCAGAGCCGGCCGGAGTCGAACCGCCAGCGGTTCGCGCCCATGCCCGTCGCCATGAGCCTGTCACCGCCTTCAGGTCACCGGTCGCCGTCGGGATGCCACCCCCAGAGTGCCCGTACTCGGGCCGGGCCGGAACCCCTGCCA is a genomic window of Streptomyces sp. NBC_01237 containing:
- a CDS encoding CGNR zinc finger domain-containing protein → MATGMGANRWRFDSGRLCLDLVATGYTTSGVGEQLAGPERLAEWLVAARLVPEGTALTALDGTWVTRFQQLRAGIDRLLTAELAGRGADAALARVNALAAGAPPGVRAVRSSGGTLVRKLSAEPGCGALLAAVARDAVELLTDPAARATLRRCEGDACRRLYLDTSRGGRRRWCSSEVCGNRERVARHRRRMAAVGTDA